One Glycine soja cultivar W05 chromosome 2, ASM419377v2, whole genome shotgun sequence genomic region harbors:
- the LOC114375264 gene encoding uncharacterized protein LOC114375264, giving the protein MRTRLQCDAVSGASAVTRHEMSASSHSQAKEQDDDTKPLWTYVTKIKSVGGGGNYEIKCNICDVSFNRSYTRVRAHLLKITGKGVRGCQKIKNAKLIDLKKIDNEATLRVEKSKTKPVSLPPVSTQHQMNTNTLGVDPKKRKTLTVESVFNLQARDTLDHEIARMFYSSGLPFHLARNPHYRKAFAYAANNYIGGYQPPGYNKLRTTLLQNERRHVENLLQPIKKSWSREGVSIVSDGWSDPQRRSLINFMVVTESGPMFLKAINCSDEIKDKDFIVKHMREVIMEVGPSNIVQIVTNNAVVCKATGLIIEAQFPSI; this is encoded by the exons ATGCGAACACGACTCCAGTGCGACGCGGTGTCAGGTGCTTCCGCCGTCACCAGACATG AGATGAGTGCTTCTAGTCATAGTCAAGCTAAAGAACAAGATGATGATACCAAACCTTTATGGACCTAtgttacaaagataaaaagtgTAGGTGGTGGTGGAAATTATGAGATAAAATGCAATATTTGTGATGTTAGCTTTAATAGGTCTTACACTAGAGTGAGGGCACACTTGTTGAAGATTACTGGAAAGGGAGTCAGAGGTtgtcaaaagataaaaaatgccAAACTTATAGATTTGAAGAAGATAGACAATGAGGCTACATTGAGGGTGGAGAAGTCAAAAACAAAACCTGTGTCATTGCCTCCGGTTTCTACTCAACACCAAATGAATACAAACACTCTTGGTGTTGatccaaaaaagagaaagacatTAACTGTAGAAAGTGTCTTTAATTTGCAAGCTAGAGATACACTTGATCATGAAATTGCTAGGATGTTTTACTCTTCGGGGCTGCCTTTTCATTTAGCAAGAAATCCTCATTATAGGAAGGCTTTTGCCTATGCTGCCAACAATTATATCGGTGGTTACCAACCTCCAggttataataaattaaggacAACATTACTTCAAAATGAGAGGAGACATGTGGAGAACTTGttacaaccaattaaaaaatcatgGAGCCGGGAGGGTgtgagcattgttagtgatggATGGAGTGACCCGCAAAGAAGATCCCTTATTAATTTCATGGTTGTCACGGAGAGTGGACCTATGTTTTTAAAGGCCATCAATTGTTCAGATGAGATAAAAGACAAGGATTTCATTGTCAAACATATGAGGGAGGTAATTATGGAGGTTGGGCCCTCAAATATTGTGCAAATAGTGACGAATAATGCAGTCGTTTGTAAAGCAACAGGTTTAATAATTGAGGCTCAGTTTCCTTCTATCTAG